A genomic window from Montipora capricornis isolate CH-2021 chromosome 8, ASM3666992v2, whole genome shotgun sequence includes:
- the LOC138014064 gene encoding uncharacterized protein, which yields MDWDLLLSSCESCDELERTLREVIHTGFDIIMPVKKVRINLKDAPWMTQELKTLILKRQKAFHRHGADSSIFKFYRNSVNRSRKRCKAMFYNSKVGHLKTDDPKRWWSEVKRLSGSSAPSGDLRNHLNVEELNDLPPKDVANAINSALLEPLEEYCIASALLPVPLEESPEFLEVSEDRVYRTLNSLNSAKACGPDRIPNWLLEEYVELLVVPVTRILNFSYKEQRLPCVWKLADVSPLPKKKPVKEIGKDLRPISLTPCMSKIAKGYVVDDFIKPAALQVLDDRHYGAVPKSS from the coding sequence ATGGATTGGGACCTCCTTTTGTCATCTTGTGAAAGCTGTGATGAACTGGAGCGGACTCTCCGCGAGGTTATCCATACTGGTTTCGACATCATAATGCCCGTAAAGAAAGTGCGCATCAACCTCAAGGACGCCCCGTGGATGACACAGGAGCTTAAGACCCTAATCCTCAAGAGACAGAAGGCTTTCCATCGCCATGGAGCCGATTCctccattttcaaattttacaggAATTCTGTAAATCGATCAAGAAAACGCTGCAAGGCCATGTTTTATAATTCGAAGGTCGGACATCTGAAAACAGATGACCCTAAACGATGGTGGTCAGAAGTAAAGCGATTGAGTGGATCCAGCGCCCCTTCTGGTGATTTGCGCAACCATCTGAATGTCGAGGAATTGAATGATCTTCCTCCGAAGGATGTCGCGAATGCCATCAACAGTGCTCTACTTGAACCACTTGAGGAATACTGCATTGCAAGCGCTTTACTTCCTGTCCCTCTGGAGGAATCGCCCGAGTTCCTAGAAGTCTCTGAGGATCGAGTTTACCGAACGCTAAACTCGTTAAACTCCGCTAAGGCATGCGGTCCTGATCGCATCCCTAACTGGTTGCTTGAAGAATATGTCGAGCTGTTAGTGGTTCCAGTAACAAGGATTCTCAACTTCTCTTACAAAGAGCAGCGCCTGCCCTGTGTCTGGAAGCTCGCCGACGTATCTCCGCTCCCCAAGAAGAAGCCTGTGAAGGAGATAGGGAAGGACCTTCGCCCCATTTCATTGACGCCTTGCATGTCTAAGATTGCAAAAGGCTACGTTGTGGATGATTTTATTAAGCCAGCTGCCCTGCAAGTTCTTGACGACCGACACTATGGAGCGGTTCCCAAGTCCTCTTAA
- the LOC138060504 gene encoding uncharacterized protein, producing the protein MKANGFSTANFLFLVMLIQQAITNGSSALEYQKRMATPGVGPVGTRSSFSNNINTCHFNSWPQNVLNGPVPCLHQQLCYGGHGTVGQERALFAVCYNTAKRIPEFTGHILQSGGVTKAPQKIFTNPDDEDKNWISDATLAPDNVATTGDYSETQAIPNYISAYNRVLARGHLSPDGDFSKDNGEFYVTYTTTNCAPQWQPFNGGNWQKLEEAIRTYSQTKQRTLYIFTGTGGTALVNGLEFRLNGRVLTPQYYWKAVCDPEAPGSTPGTKGQSVVFVAENQPGDISEQKVQGNCPGIIKEQTEKFGVINCYSRTEAATSFPEIAGNLPPFGPLCKPDSRGTFLDTNLQSKLQ; encoded by the exons ATGAAGGCCAATGGATTTAGTACAGCAAATTTTCTGTTCTTGGTAATGCTAATTCAGCAAGCAATAACAAACGGTAGTTCag CGTTGGAGTACCAGAAGAGAATGGCGACGCCAGGGGTGGGACCCGTGGGTACACGGTCGTCTTTCTCCAATAACATCAACACTTGTCATTTTAACTCTTGGCCACAAAATGTGCTTAATGGTCCGGTCCCCTGTTTGCACCAGCAACTTTGTTATGGCGGCCATGGCACAGTGGGGCAGGAAAGGGCGCTGTTTGCTGTATGTTATAATACAGCAAAACGTATTCCAGAATTCACGGGACACATCCTTCAAAGCGGTGGCGTAACAAAAGCACCACAGAAAATTTTCACGAATCCGGACGATGAAGATAAAAATTGGATATCAGACGCAACTCtgg CCCCAGACAACGTAGCAACTACTGGAGATTACAGTGAAACGCAGGCTATTCCCAACTACATTTCCGCCTATAACCGGGTTTTGGcgcgggggcatctttcaccgGACGGTGATTTTTCTAAAGATAACGGCGAATTTTATGTAACCTACACGACCACCAACTGTGCACCACAATGGCAACCATTCAATGGCGGTAACTGGCAAAAACTTGAAGAAGCTATAAGAACGTATTCTCAAACAAAACAGAGGACATTGTATATCTTCACAGGCACAG GTGGAACAGCGTTAGTCAACGGTTTAGAATTCAGACTGAACGGCAGAGTCCTGACGCCGCAATATTATTGGAAAGCTGTGTGTGATCCTGAAGCACCCGGAAGCACCCCAGGGACAAAAGGTCAATCCGTTGTCTTCGTTGCCGAAAATCAACCCGGCGATATCAGTGAACAAAAAGTTCAAGGCAATTGTCCAGGAATAATTAAAGAACagacagaaaaatttggtgtAATTAACTGTTATAGCCGGACTGAGGCAGCAACGTCGTTTCCTGAGATAGCAGGAAACTTACCACCGTTCGGTCCCCTCTGTAAGCCTGACAGTCGCGGTACTTTCCTGGACACCAATCTTCAAAGTAAGCTGCAGTAA